CTGGTGGACTGGAAATAAATACGCCCCCCTTCGGGTTCGAATCCCAGCGCGATGAGACTCAGGATATATTCTTCCACACCAATGCGTAAACACTCTTTCCACGATATCCCCCGCACGCTGTGGGACTCCATATCTGCCACTGCCATTACCACGGTACCGCCCTGTTGCTGGTGCCAGATAATCTCCTCCATAACCATCTTGTGACCCAGGTGGACCCGGCCCGATGGCATGAACCCGCTCATGGCGCCGAATGGTTTTCCGGAATTCATGGCATCCACTATGTAATCATAACTGCGGTGCCCGAAAATGATGCCCCTGCGCATATATCTGTGGGGATGCTTTATCCTGGGCAGCAGTTCATTGAAAGGACTTATGCCAAACTCATCAAAGAGTTTCTGGTAGTCTTCTATTGTGGTGGATTCCCAGGGGTTTATCGTGTTCATGTTAATCATACTATCATGTTACTCATTTTCAAGAAACTGTAAAATTTCTTTTTCAAATAATAACACATCATCCAGATCATTTTTTATGGTCTCTAATACACGCAAATTATCTATATTCCCATATCTATTTCATTAAATTCATGGAGAAATTCTATGTCTCTTTCTATAATATCAAATTTTGCGGATATCGTTTCTTTATCTATCATTGAAGTACCCTTAATTTTCGCATTCTGTCATATTCATAAAAAATAGGCTTAAAATCAAGATACTTACTTATCACAGAAGTTTCAAATTCAATCCTTTTCTTATCATCCCTGTAAAACAGTAGTTTACCTTTTAATACTTGATGAAGAAACCTCAATGTACCCTTATTAAGTATTCTAACATCTATATCCTGTTTTGTTTTACAGGTATTTTTCAATTCTCTTGCAATCTGAACAGGATATAATCCACTTCCCAACTTATCATCTGAAAGTAAGATTCCAATATCTATATCGCTATCGTTTCTGGCATATC
The window above is part of the Methanosarcinales archaeon genome. Proteins encoded here:
- a CDS encoding nucleotidyltransferase domain-containing protein translates to MTDISTDVLENIFSRHDEIIAVYLFGSRARGYARNDSDIDIGILLSDDKLGSGLYPVQIARELKNTCKTKQDIDVRILNKGTLRFLHQVLKGKLLFYRDDKKRIEFETSVISKYLDFKPIFYEYDRMRKLRVLQ